One genomic segment of Thermovibrio guaymasensis includes these proteins:
- a CDS encoding glycosyltransferase family 2 protein, which yields MIEFLGNYIYAVFTYLSNIILNTNLYEKIILILPYLLFDFPLAAGMVIVLTLKVTFGLFERKRRDWTPPVSVLITAYNEGKSVKNSIESMLEQNYRGYIQVIVIVDGAKQNRETYEVARKYEGIHGNKEILVIPKWERGGRASSLNLGLNFAKGEITLALDGDTSYDRDMIKNAVSHFSNERLVALSGNLRIRNWNKTIVTKFQAIEYAISIYMAKQFLDALGLINNISGAFGIFKTDFLNGLGGWDAGTAEDLDLTLRFKKYRNLYPDIKLGFAYDAIGLTDGPETWTGILKQRKRWDGDLVYLYFKKHTWALNPKIVGWREALYTYYLVLIQNFALPVFILLYYIKLFLQFSLLEVLAIITFIYLIYALHTFFLILFFVVLISERKNWDVKLIPYTFLFPIYALVLRLNALYAYIDEAFFDAHRRTGYVPPWIARKTKF from the coding sequence ATGATAGAATTCCTAGGAAACTACATCTACGCAGTATTCACATATCTATCAAACATCATCCTTAACACAAACTTATATGAAAAGATAATTTTAATCCTCCCTTACTTACTCTTTGATTTCCCTTTAGCAGCAGGAATGGTAATAGTACTAACCCTAAAAGTCACCTTTGGCCTCTTTGAAAGGAAAAGAAGAGATTGGACACCTCCTGTAAGCGTTCTTATTACAGCTTACAACGAAGGAAAATCTGTAAAGAACTCTATTGAATCAATGCTTGAACAGAACTACCGAGGTTATATTCAGGTAATAGTTATCGTTGACGGTGCAAAACAGAACAGGGAAACTTACGAGGTAGCGAGGAAATATGAAGGAATCCATGGAAATAAGGAAATTTTGGTAATTCCAAAGTGGGAAAGGGGAGGAAGAGCTTCATCCCTTAACCTTGGATTAAACTTCGCAAAAGGTGAAATCACACTGGCCCTTGATGGAGATACCTCTTACGATAGGGACATGATAAAAAACGCTGTGTCCCACTTTAGCAATGAAAGGCTAGTTGCACTTTCGGGAAACTTAAGAATAAGGAACTGGAATAAAACCATAGTAACGAAATTTCAGGCAATAGAGTACGCGATATCAATCTACATGGCAAAACAGTTTTTAGACGCCTTGGGTCTCATAAACAACATATCAGGAGCTTTCGGGATATTCAAAACTGACTTCTTAAACGGTCTTGGAGGTTGGGATGCTGGTACGGCAGAAGACCTAGACCTAACGCTTAGGTTTAAAAAGTACAGAAACCTTTATCCGGACATAAAGTTGGGGTTTGCCTACGATGCAATAGGCTTAACAGACGGCCCTGAAACCTGGACAGGAATTTTAAAACAGAGGAAAAGGTGGGACGGTGACCTCGTTTACCTGTACTTTAAAAAACACACGTGGGCACTTAATCCAAAAATCGTCGGCTGGAGAGAGGCCTTATACACTTACTACTTAGTCTTAATTCAAAATTTTGCCCTCCCAGTTTTTATACTCCTTTACTACATCAAGTTGTTCCTTCAGTTTTCACTCCTTGAAGTTCTGGCCATAATAACCTTTATCTACCTTATCTACGCACTCCACACGTTCTTTTTAATACTCTTCTTTGTTGTCCTAATATCGGAAAGGAAAAACTGGGACGTTAAGCTTATACCTTACACTTTTTTATTCCCAATATACGCACTAGTACTAAGGCTTAACGCACTGTATGCCTACATTGATGAAGCTTTCTTTGACGCCCACAGAAGAACCGGATACGTTCCTCCATGGATAGCAAGGAAGACTAAGTTCTAG
- a CDS encoding OmpA family protein produces the protein MRIFPLLFIFLSLNSSSLGAQVEYKVLKVKGDLGRRAEVIFKCSFKDSGKYSLTVERLGLKINVEITFPGKEFVLKQPTRKGEELSSTAELFEIKENNTIKQIAQLPFRNGELQIKNLNPQKEYLLKYSVKLKENKDSLLAPKIDEKNTISFKIPIFFQKGSYQLDSKAKLILDEIKPLIKVCNLKVIGYADSTKIVKAKVKSNIILAKERALSVLNYLGVENGNNEDNNTSRSKEK, from the coding sequence ATGAGAATCTTCCCGTTACTGTTTATATTCCTAAGCTTAAACTCAAGCTCTTTAGGAGCTCAAGTTGAGTACAAAGTTCTTAAAGTAAAGGGAGATTTAGGAAGAAGGGCTGAGGTTATCTTTAAGTGCTCCTTTAAAGATTCAGGAAAGTACTCTTTAACCGTTGAAAGGTTAGGTCTAAAAATTAACGTTGAGATAACTTTCCCAGGGAAAGAATTTGTCTTAAAACAACCTACCCGTAAAGGAGAAGAGCTATCAAGTACAGCTGAGCTATTTGAGATTAAAGAAAATAATACTATCAAACAGATTGCTCAATTACCTTTTAGGAACGGAGAACTCCAAATAAAAAACTTAAATCCTCAAAAGGAATATCTTTTGAAGTATTCAGTAAAATTAAAGGAAAATAAAGATTCTCTTTTAGCACCTAAAATAGATGAAAAAAACACAATTTCTTTTAAAATTCCTATTTTTTTCCAAAAAGGTTCTTACCAACTAGATAGCAAGGCTAAACTCATCTTAGATGAAATTAAACCACTAATAAAAGTCTGTAACCTAAAAGTAATCGGATATGCTGATTCAACAAAAATTGTAAAAGCAAAGGTAAAGTCTAATATTATCCTTGCCAAAGAAAGAGCTCTATCAGTACTAAATTACTTAGGAGTAGAAAATGGAAATAACGAAGATAATAATACTTCAAGGAGCAAAGAAAAGTGA
- a CDS encoding HlyD family secretion protein: MKRFSISKSLRERFRAPTPLEVEHPPPLPPSRAKKWFLRVASFFIFIGILIVLFKEFFTYRFTGIIESDKSVIYSTISGKFESYVKVGNKVEKGKVIGIIKNSSREKEIEALIQKIKKLKKIKQEIIKEGARKAKQDKILTTLRVNSPQSVKKEISILKKRLIQIEKEERELESRLNKVKKLLSKGYATLYDINLLRNNLKNLIREKERIQIELTTKEEELKKAIYLSKTGTPPNPFLPLITSIDTQIEQTKAQLERLKSESVQLIKAPFPAKVSFVFPSCSTINTGEKVVELIKENSYKVIVYIPSKVLTEIKLGDEALVKLPSGKILKGNIVKIKPNLKLKPPFLVGPLEKRDLHGEIEIRLKEEGNELYENLPVTVYIPKLKLKLFRSSS; encoded by the coding sequence ATGAAAAGGTTCTCAATTTCTAAAAGCTTAAGAGAACGTTTTAGAGCCCCTACTCCTCTTGAAGTTGAACATCCACCTCCCTTACCTCCTTCAAGGGCCAAGAAGTGGTTTTTAAGAGTTGCCAGTTTTTTCATATTTATAGGGATCCTAATAGTTCTTTTTAAAGAGTTTTTCACGTACAGATTTACAGGAATAATAGAATCCGATAAATCGGTAATTTACTCTACCATCTCTGGTAAATTTGAGTCTTACGTTAAAGTGGGAAATAAAGTAGAGAAAGGAAAGGTAATTGGAATAATAAAAAATTCTTCAAGGGAAAAGGAAATAGAAGCTTTAATTCAGAAGATAAAAAAGCTTAAAAAAATAAAACAGGAAATTATTAAAGAAGGGGCTAGGAAGGCAAAGCAAGACAAAATTCTTACAACTTTAAGAGTTAATTCTCCTCAAAGTGTAAAAAAAGAAATATCAATACTTAAAAAAAGGTTGATTCAAATTGAAAAGGAAGAAAGAGAACTAGAAAGTAGACTTAATAAAGTCAAAAAACTTCTGAGCAAAGGCTACGCAACACTTTACGACATAAACTTACTCAGGAATAATTTAAAAAATTTAATCAGAGAAAAAGAAAGAATTCAGATAGAACTAACAACTAAAGAAGAAGAATTAAAAAAAGCTATATACTTATCAAAGACTGGGACACCACCTAACCCATTTCTACCATTAATCACTTCAATTGACACCCAAATTGAACAGACAAAAGCACAATTAGAAAGGTTAAAGTCGGAAAGCGTTCAGCTAATAAAAGCTCCCTTTCCTGCAAAAGTGTCCTTTGTATTCCCTTCCTGCTCAACGATAAATACCGGCGAGAAAGTTGTTGAATTAATTAAAGAAAACAGTTATAAAGTTATAGTTTACATTCCATCTAAAGTTCTAACAGAGATTAAGCTAGGAGATGAAGCTCTGGTAAAACTACCTTCAGGAAAGATTTTGAAAGGAAATATAGTCAAAATCAAACCAAATCTAAAATTAAAGCCTCCGTTTTTAGTAGGACCTCTAGAAAAGAGAGATCTTCACGGAGAAATAGAAATCAGGTTAAAAGAGGAAGGAAATGAGCTCTATGAGAATCTTCCCGTTACTGTTTATATTCCTAAGCTTAAACTCAAGCTCTTTAGGAGCTCAAGTTGA
- a CDS encoding TolC family protein yields the protein MKSIILNLFLITAILTLTASGKTISLSYLEELLIRSNPVLLEKEKEIEILKGSLEYIREERKSSQLSVTATYFPSEEYAKEVSGYRYGLSTSIKVPVIKKTFIKKAALKALILEKEAEFFFLKRKLLTKLRKAYTDYYYYGKMENLAEESINQLLIIKDVLRKRFEEKLALWSELLSVESNLIGIETTKRIFKEKKEKAFATIRELIGKPNFPHFKPFLEIRNPEEAYIPDPTEIYRDALQLKEIKLLQEAFKVLRESSQKGESLLTGWFTFTGGITDKEIGDFQKGIGVSFTLSMPLNSKNLTEKLHREKILRAQRELLRAKIANYALITASQIPYRNALIYQERVKSLKASLKEKEEALKTLQLRREAGLTGGTDSYLKEALLTSELFSIKVSLLDSERKVVQALFALKGLTEKEFLRGKEHVSVSRKLHAYWWKTDNVLGNFKREIEFIKEVKKLNIGTIYMSLNEKQLNKFLGNLEGWRELKMFIESAHNEGIELQLLLGENSWIFTQNRQKLLKIVNLFNRFNDYAGINGFSALHLDIEPHALPQWKTSKEKLVNLYLETLNQVKDLSEKPVFVDVSPQYDRIKYDETSLTETVLEIADGINVMCYSTNINYLKRKASEYAQLSLKELKPVLISLSVEKELPPSQSFFKRPRVEFIKAVNMIKMEGIKSVAVQNLTDFRIYLEEEKESRRKFKLVFLDAKTLPEEIVVR from the coding sequence ATGAAGAGCATAATTTTAAACCTGTTTCTCATAACGGCAATCCTAACGCTAACAGCAAGCGGGAAAACAATAAGCTTAAGTTATCTTGAGGAACTTCTAATTAGGTCTAATCCTGTACTCCTTGAGAAGGAGAAAGAGATTGAGATATTGAAAGGAAGCCTTGAGTATATAAGAGAGGAAAGGAAGAGTTCCCAACTGTCAGTAACAGCCACCTATTTCCCATCGGAAGAATATGCAAAAGAAGTTTCAGGATACAGGTATGGTTTGTCAACATCTATAAAAGTTCCCGTAATAAAGAAAACCTTTATCAAAAAAGCTGCTCTTAAAGCCCTAATCCTTGAAAAAGAGGCTGAGTTTTTTTTCCTAAAGAGGAAACTGCTAACTAAACTAAGGAAAGCTTATACAGATTACTATTACTACGGCAAAATGGAAAACTTGGCAGAGGAAAGTATTAATCAGTTACTCATTATTAAAGACGTACTGAGGAAAAGATTTGAAGAAAAACTCGCCCTCTGGTCAGAGCTCCTATCAGTTGAATCAAACCTAATAGGAATAGAAACTACAAAAAGAATATTTAAAGAGAAAAAGGAGAAAGCCTTCGCAACAATAAGAGAACTAATAGGAAAGCCAAACTTTCCTCACTTTAAACCTTTTCTTGAAATAAGAAACCCTGAAGAAGCTTACATCCCCGACCCTACAGAAATTTATAGGGATGCCCTTCAACTTAAGGAAATAAAACTTTTACAGGAAGCCTTTAAAGTTCTAAGGGAGAGTTCCCAAAAAGGAGAAAGCCTCCTTACCGGCTGGTTTACGTTCACCGGAGGGATAACCGATAAAGAAATTGGAGATTTTCAAAAAGGAATCGGCGTCTCCTTTACCCTCTCAATGCCTCTTAACAGTAAAAACCTAACGGAGAAACTCCACAGAGAGAAAATCCTCAGGGCTCAGAGAGAACTCCTTAGAGCGAAAATAGCAAATTACGCCCTAATCACAGCATCTCAAATTCCTTACAGAAACGCCCTTATCTATCAGGAAAGAGTTAAAAGCTTAAAGGCGTCCCTAAAGGAAAAAGAAGAAGCACTTAAAACCCTTCAGCTGAGAAGAGAGGCAGGACTTACCGGGGGGACTGACAGCTATCTTAAAGAAGCCCTACTAACCTCTGAACTCTTTTCAATTAAAGTTTCCCTCCTTGATAGTGAAAGAAAAGTTGTTCAAGCTCTTTTTGCACTAAAAGGGTTAACTGAGAAAGAGTTTCTAAGAGGAAAGGAGCACGTCTCTGTCTCTAGAAAACTTCACGCTTACTGGTGGAAAACAGATAACGTACTTGGGAACTTTAAAAGAGAAATTGAATTCATAAAAGAAGTAAAAAAACTAAACATTGGAACGATATACATGTCTTTAAATGAAAAGCAGTTAAATAAATTCCTAGGAAACTTAGAGGGTTGGAGAGAACTTAAGATGTTTATAGAGAGTGCCCACAATGAAGGTATAGAACTTCAGCTACTCTTAGGAGAAAACAGCTGGATATTTACCCAAAATAGACAAAAGCTCTTAAAAATTGTTAATCTATTTAACAGGTTCAACGATTACGCAGGAATTAACGGTTTTTCCGCTCTTCACCTTGATATTGAACCTCATGCCCTTCCTCAGTGGAAAACCTCAAAAGAAAAGCTAGTAAACCTCTACTTGGAAACCCTTAACCAAGTAAAAGACTTAAGCGAAAAACCAGTATTTGTTGACGTATCACCTCAGTACGATAGAATCAAGTACGATGAAACAAGCCTTACGGAAACCGTTCTAGAAATTGCAGACGGTATAAACGTAATGTGTTACTCAACCAACATCAATTACTTAAAGAGAAAAGCTTCCGAGTACGCGCAGCTTTCATTAAAAGAGCTTAAACCTGTTTTAATATCCCTATCAGTTGAAAAAGAACTTCCCCCCAGTCAGTCCTTCTTTAAAAGGCCAAGGGTAGAATTTATAAAAGCTGTTAATATGATAAAAATGGAAGGAATAAAAAGTGTGGCTGTTCAAAACCTAACGGACTTTAGAATTTACTTGGAAGAAGAGAAGGAAAGTAGAAGGAAGTTTAAGTTGGTCTTCTTAGACGCTAAAACCCTTCCAGAGGAAATTGTAGTCAGATGA
- a CDS encoding IGHMBP2 family helicase — MPILLDGIYDGKKLYRELRHLGLRKHDVKEVFVANGKTLIYLKDDSLSGVYPELQPSPEEEREIKTVHNYVEKFKYLIDLERLSEIGFQEEEIRRLSGRERELLGRAILDLKGSRAGTKFHLHLVRFWREKPIETEISTGDVVLVSKGNPLKSDLLGTVVRITEKTITVAFDNRPPNWVYKKGVRVDLYVNDVTFKRMEENLEELRHAVGRQREIRNVIVGLEEPKAVTEAVEFEPFDSRLNETQKRAVSLALGAPDFFLVHGPPGTGKTSTVTELIVQLVKEGKKVLATADSNIAADNILLNLSKYPELKLVRIGHPARVLEELEKFSIYALFEEHEKSSKVKEGWERVKELIDKRDQFTKPTPSLRRGMSDEEIVYFGRKGKSFRGVPKKVMHSMANWILTNYEIDVRIKALKEMESIIYREIIADADVVVSTNSMVKSELLEGFHFDVAVIDEGSQQVEPSTLIPIMRADKFYIAGDHKQLPPTVMSEEAKELERTLFERLIEKHRALSTMLTVQYRMNEKIMEFPSKEFYEGKLIAAPEVKNHTLKDLCVSEPEKFKEVLDPELPLAFVDTSNINAYEFQPKGSTSYENYEEAKLSVEIAHLLYRMGLDRRDIGIITPYAAQVKLIKQLLIEKELKVEVNSVDGFQGREKEAIIISFVRSNDEGEIGFLRDLRRLNVAITRPRRKLIAIGNSKTLSNHETYKKFIDYVKEKGKFYSLKG, encoded by the coding sequence ATGCCGATTCTCCTTGATGGTATTTACGATGGAAAGAAGCTTTATAGGGAGCTCCGTCACCTTGGTCTTAGGAAGCACGACGTTAAGGAGGTCTTTGTTGCCAACGGTAAGACTTTGATTTACCTAAAGGACGACTCCTTGAGCGGAGTTTACCCTGAGCTCCAGCCCTCTCCTGAAGAGGAAAGGGAGATTAAAACTGTTCACAACTACGTTGAGAAGTTTAAGTACCTGATTGACCTTGAAAGGCTCTCTGAGATTGGGTTTCAGGAAGAGGAGATAAGGAGGTTATCGGGTAGGGAAAGGGAACTCCTTGGAAGGGCAATCCTTGACCTTAAGGGAAGTAGAGCTGGAACTAAGTTCCACCTCCACCTTGTAAGGTTCTGGAGGGAAAAGCCTATAGAGACTGAGATATCAACTGGGGACGTTGTCCTTGTAAGTAAGGGAAATCCTCTAAAGAGCGACCTCCTTGGAACTGTTGTGAGGATAACGGAAAAGACGATTACCGTCGCCTTTGACAACCGTCCACCAAACTGGGTTTATAAGAAGGGCGTTCGTGTTGACCTCTACGTTAACGATGTAACCTTTAAGAGGATGGAGGAAAACCTAGAGGAGCTCCGCCATGCCGTTGGAAGGCAAAGGGAGATTAGGAACGTAATAGTTGGTTTAGAGGAACCAAAAGCTGTTACTGAAGCTGTTGAATTTGAGCCCTTTGACTCAAGGCTGAACGAAACCCAGAAAAGGGCCGTTTCACTAGCCCTTGGAGCTCCAGACTTCTTCTTAGTTCACGGTCCTCCCGGAACTGGGAAGACGAGTACTGTAACTGAGTTAATCGTTCAACTTGTAAAGGAGGGAAAGAAGGTTCTTGCGACTGCAGATTCAAACATTGCCGCAGATAATATCCTCCTTAACCTATCAAAGTACCCTGAACTTAAACTGGTTAGAATAGGTCACCCTGCAAGGGTTCTTGAGGAGCTTGAGAAGTTTTCAATTTACGCTCTCTTTGAGGAGCACGAAAAGAGTTCAAAAGTGAAAGAGGGTTGGGAGAGAGTTAAGGAACTTATAGATAAGAGAGATCAGTTTACGAAACCTACTCCTTCCCTCAGGAGAGGAATGAGCGACGAGGAGATAGTTTACTTCGGAAGAAAGGGAAAGAGCTTTAGGGGTGTTCCTAAGAAAGTTATGCACTCCATGGCAAACTGGATTTTAACCAACTACGAAATTGATGTAAGGATAAAGGCCCTTAAGGAGATGGAATCTATTATCTACAGGGAGATTATTGCTGACGCTGACGTTGTTGTATCAACGAACTCAATGGTTAAGTCGGAGCTCCTTGAAGGCTTCCACTTTGACGTTGCAGTTATAGACGAGGGAAGCCAGCAGGTTGAACCTTCAACCCTTATTCCGATCATGAGGGCCGATAAGTTCTACATTGCAGGTGATCACAAGCAACTTCCCCCCACTGTTATGAGCGAGGAGGCAAAGGAGCTTGAGAGGACCCTTTTTGAGAGGTTGATAGAGAAACATAGGGCGCTCTCAACGATGCTCACTGTTCAGTACAGGATGAATGAGAAAATTATGGAGTTTCCAAGTAAGGAGTTCTACGAAGGTAAGTTGATTGCCGCCCCTGAAGTTAAGAACCATACCTTGAAAGATTTATGCGTAAGTGAGCCTGAAAAGTTTAAAGAGGTCCTTGATCCTGAGCTACCACTTGCCTTTGTTGATACTTCAAACATAAACGCTTACGAGTTCCAGCCTAAAGGTTCAACTTCCTACGAAAACTATGAAGAGGCAAAGCTTTCGGTTGAGATTGCACACCTCCTTTACAGGATGGGGCTTGATAGGAGGGATATAGGAATCATTACTCCCTACGCTGCCCAGGTTAAGCTCATAAAACAGCTCCTCATAGAGAAGGAATTAAAAGTTGAAGTAAACTCAGTTGATGGCTTCCAGGGTAGGGAAAAGGAGGCAATCATTATTAGTTTCGTTCGTTCAAACGATGAAGGAGAGATAGGCTTCCTTAGGGATTTAAGGAGGTTGAACGTAGCAATAACCAGGCCAAGGAGAAAACTGATAGCCATAGGAAACTCAAAGACCCTCAGCAACCACGAAACCTATAAAAAGTTTATAGATTACGTTAAGGAGAAGGGAAAGTTTTACTCCCTTAAAGGCTAA
- a CDS encoding fumarylacetoacetate hydrolase family protein gives MKIGRFKYGERTIFGIIKGREIVPVKETRVSDLMESITPTDEVIPIRETKFLSPTRPSKIVAVGLNYKAHAEEMGKPLPEEPLLFLKPSTAVIANKMRIVLPSMSNRVDYEGELAVVIGKKCRKVTPEEAKEYILGYSCFNDVTARDLQQKDVQYTRAKSFDTFAPYGPWIATDIDPIGLKITTKVNGEVRQEGNTEDMIFSPFELVSFISQVMTLLPGDVIATGTPPGVGPLNEGDRVEVDIEGIGTLINYTVKES, from the coding sequence GTGAAAATAGGAAGGTTTAAGTATGGAGAAAGGACTATCTTTGGGATCATTAAAGGAAGGGAAATAGTCCCAGTTAAGGAAACAAGGGTTTCAGATCTGATGGAGAGTATAACCCCGACAGACGAGGTAATTCCAATAAGGGAAACAAAGTTCTTATCACCTACAAGGCCTTCAAAGATCGTTGCGGTCGGTCTTAACTATAAGGCCCACGCCGAAGAGATGGGTAAACCTCTACCTGAAGAACCTCTCCTATTCCTCAAACCCTCAACGGCAGTTATAGCAAACAAGATGAGAATAGTCCTACCAAGCATGTCAAACAGGGTTGACTACGAAGGTGAACTTGCAGTAGTAATAGGGAAAAAGTGCAGGAAGGTTACCCCTGAGGAAGCAAAGGAGTACATCCTCGGTTACTCCTGTTTTAACGACGTTACGGCAAGGGACCTTCAGCAGAAAGACGTTCAGTACACAAGGGCAAAATCCTTTGATACGTTCGCCCCTTACGGTCCGTGGATTGCTACAGATATTGACCCGATAGGATTAAAGATTACAACTAAGGTAAATGGAGAGGTAAGACAGGAAGGGAACACCGAGGATATGATCTTCTCACCCTTTGAGCTAGTTTCCTTCATATCCCAAGTAATGACCCTCCTTCCAGGAGACGTAATAGCAACGGGGACCCCTCCTGGAGTAGGCCCCCTAAACGAAGGAGATAGAGTAGAGGTAGATATAGAGGGTATTGGAACGCTTATTAACTATACGGTCAAGGAGAGTTAG
- the ndk gene encoding nucleoside-diphosphate kinase, whose translation MAVERTLVIIKPDAVKKNAVGDIIRILQENDLKLLAIKMVHLSKEQAKRFYIVHKDRPFYDELTDFMSSGPCVPMVFEGENAISRVREIIGATDPAKAAEGTIRRKYGTDVGRNAVHASDSPESAAYEIPFFFNQLEIHQQ comes from the coding sequence ATGGCAGTTGAGAGAACTCTCGTTATCATCAAACCAGACGCCGTTAAGAAAAATGCAGTGGGAGATATCATTAGGATTCTACAGGAAAATGACCTCAAACTCCTTGCAATCAAAATGGTCCACCTTTCAAAGGAGCAGGCAAAGAGGTTCTACATAGTTCACAAGGACAGACCCTTCTACGACGAGCTTACAGACTTTATGTCATCAGGTCCTTGTGTTCCTATGGTATTTGAAGGAGAAAACGCTATCTCAAGGGTAAGGGAAATCATCGGCGCAACAGACCCTGCAAAGGCCGCCGAAGGGACAATTAGGAGGAAGTACGGAACCGACGTTGGAAGGAACGCCGTTCACGCTTCAGACTCTCCTGAGTCTGCAGCTTACGAGATTCCGTTCTTCTTCAATCAGCTTGAAATTCACCAGCAGTAA
- a CDS encoding endonuclease V, giving the protein MKFFFNRARKVQEILREKVKLEPLKKEPKLVGGCDLTFVDPYKNPTIGIGAFVVLRYPEMEVVEKRYEVMKVEIPYYPGFLAFRELPLLIKTFRKLKNRPQLVVVDGHGIAHPRGLGIAAHFGVVEKVPTVGCAKKILYGKTEEPCREKGCYTPILDPKDGKVIGYSLRTRSNVKPVYVSAGNLITNEEARDWVLKLSTKYRLPEPTRLAHNYLQEVRKGIISENFTDRREKDGS; this is encoded by the coding sequence GTGAAGTTCTTCTTTAACAGAGCAAGGAAAGTTCAGGAGATACTGAGGGAAAAGGTAAAACTTGAGCCTCTTAAAAAGGAACCGAAGTTAGTAGGAGGATGCGATTTAACCTTCGTTGACCCCTATAAAAACCCAACCATCGGTATTGGTGCCTTCGTAGTCCTTAGATATCCTGAGATGGAAGTAGTAGAGAAAAGGTACGAAGTTATGAAAGTGGAAATTCCCTACTACCCGGGTTTTTTAGCCTTTAGGGAACTCCCACTTTTAATAAAGACATTCAGAAAACTTAAGAACAGACCACAGCTTGTAGTCGTTGACGGCCACGGAATAGCCCATCCGAGGGGACTTGGAATTGCAGCCCACTTTGGAGTAGTAGAGAAGGTCCCTACAGTAGGGTGTGCAAAGAAGATCCTCTACGGAAAGACAGAGGAGCCTTGCAGGGAGAAAGGGTGCTACACGCCTATACTGGACCCAAAGGATGGAAAAGTTATAGGCTACTCGTTAAGAACTAGAAGTAACGTAAAACCTGTTTACGTCTCAGCCGGAAACCTCATAACTAACGAGGAAGCCCGAGACTGGGTTCTAAAGCTCTCAACGAAGTACAGACTTCCAGAACCGACAAGGCTCGCCCACAACTACCTCCAGGAAGTAAGAAAAGGTATAATCTCTGAAAACTTTACAGACCGGAGGGAAAAGGATGGCAGTTGA
- a CDS encoding LptF/LptG family permease has product MVKILDKYVFTESLKYFTLSILTFLTLFAVIDMVSNLEILIKYGLKTEVTYVTGRFPLYLVRVIPIAVLLSAMITLSKFSSTSELTVVKALGISIYRFTLPLVLLASLASLSSLLLQEKVVPAGLSKVKEVEALMEKRKGEKVPINGIWVKNEKNQYIFFWSFKPAEKEGERITVLSVNGTKPVKRIDALKAKYRRNGIWRLKEGFERDFEELKSQKFKEKDLNLQITPKELLLSSTLPESMGLTQLFLTIKRLSRIGYETDYLSLELYSRLSLSLLPIVAVIIGIPFGVYNPRNKRGYTLLFAALLIVSMWIVISLFLSLGKSGVLPPSYAAFAPLFIFGAVGLTLLGRVDT; this is encoded by the coding sequence ATGGTAAAAATCCTTGATAAGTACGTTTTTACCGAAAGTCTAAAGTACTTTACCTTGAGTATCCTAACCTTTCTCACTCTATTTGCAGTAATTGACATGGTTAGCAACTTAGAAATTCTCATTAAGTACGGCTTAAAAACGGAAGTTACTTACGTTACCGGCAGGTTTCCCCTTTACTTAGTCAGAGTAATACCGATAGCAGTTTTACTATCTGCAATGATTACCCTCTCAAAGTTTTCCTCAACTAGTGAACTTACAGTTGTAAAAGCACTAGGGATAAGTATTTACAGGTTCACACTTCCCCTAGTACTTTTAGCATCCCTTGCCTCTCTTTCCTCTCTACTCCTTCAGGAAAAAGTAGTTCCAGCCGGGCTGAGTAAGGTAAAGGAAGTCGAAGCACTCATGGAGAAAAGAAAGGGAGAGAAAGTTCCTATAAACGGGATTTGGGTAAAGAACGAAAAGAACCAGTACATCTTCTTTTGGAGCTTTAAACCAGCTGAAAAGGAAGGAGAAAGGATAACAGTTTTGAGCGTTAACGGAACAAAGCCTGTAAAGAGAATTGATGCTTTAAAAGCAAAGTATAGGAGAAATGGTATCTGGAGGTTAAAAGAAGGTTTTGAGAGGGACTTTGAAGAGCTTAAAAGCCAAAAGTTCAAGGAGAAAGACTTAAATTTGCAAATTACCCCGAAGGAACTCCTACTCTCCTCAACCTTACCTGAAAGTATGGGACTAACCCAACTATTCTTAACCATTAAAAGACTATCAAGGATAGGTTATGAAACAGATTACCTCAGCCTTGAACTCTACTCAAGACTTTCCCTCTCCCTTCTACCTATCGTTGCAGTCATTATCGGGATTCCCTTTGGGGTTTACAACCCAAGGAACAAAAGAGGATACACTCTCCTGTTTGCAGCTCTCTTAATCGTATCAATGTGGATCGTAATTTCTCTATTTCTAAGCCTTGGAAAGAGCGGAGTTCTTCCACCTTCATACGCTGCATTCGCTCCCCTTTTCATTTTTGGAGCAGTAGGGCTAACACTCCTAGGAAGAGTCGATACTTAA